In Vitis riparia cultivar Riparia Gloire de Montpellier isolate 1030 chromosome 19, EGFV_Vit.rip_1.0, whole genome shotgun sequence, the following proteins share a genomic window:
- the LOC117908470 gene encoding DNA polymerase delta subunit 3-like: protein MADIETLGILEEIEALVSDKLQVVSYKWLSRSFLVTSNVAKRLLHEFVEKHGGGLEVVYTLSGWLKNDPPVYHIRLVSEPKLAEAKQEFDGHCSVQVYSVQACIPKDPAALWNAEFVQAEELFKQPFAVDNCLRDNRFCGISNSFVKRIAEGAPVSNVASQPKTTGLPGPSKSISAPQTIAVQQPQERKVQQSSPKVSLQSPSVVTDVKDESNGTRAHDQASKPPADKGKAPPPPANKKKGQNDKSSGTEGSLANMWGRASVKSKPSCAPVDVVSAEAQICAREAVEGASSDEDGQDANFKRASNGDGGRKRRVVFDFSDEEEEFEDAVNLASPDPPKGKSCIVSKQSPKPLVPDKINLNFDQQKQDKPKVKEEKSSNRESNLSPREDSSVLSKGKNNGISSSDKIAGGVPEIDVNKKDKVTDAAPNSPKRRKVMKTRIDERGREVTEVVWEGEAETKKADSNETKKSENSIVTNAANRPPPAKKSPAVGNTAPSNATGKAGSKKAGNSKDPKQGNIMSFFKRV from the exons ATGGCCGATATCGAAACCCTAGGTATTCTCGAAGAGATCGAAGCCCTAGTCTCCGATAAGCTTCAAGTG GTTTCCTACAAGTGGCTGAGTCGTAGTTTTTTGGTGACATCAAATGTGGCAAAAAG GTTGCTTCATGAGTTTGTTGAAAAACATGGAGGTGGGTTGGAAGTAGTATATACTTTGTCTGGCTGGTTGAAGAATGATCCTCCAGTTTACCATATAAGGCTTGTTTCTGAACCTAAACTTGCAG AAGCAAAACAGGAATTTGATGGCCATTGCTCGGTTCAGGTTTATAGTGTGCAAGCTTGCATTCCAAAGGATCCAGCTGCACTTTGGAATGCTGAATTTGTGCAAGCAGAAGAGCTTTTTAAGCAGCCCTTCGCAGTTGATAATTGCTTGAGAGATAACAG GTTCTGTGGAATTTCCAATTCTTTTGTCAAGCGCATTGCTGAGGGAGCACCTGTCAGCAATGTGGCTTCACAGCCCAAAACTACAGGATTGCCGGGTCCATCCAAAAGCATTTCTGCACCTCAAACCATAGCTGTTCAACAGCCTCAGGAAAGAAAAGTACAGCAATCAAGCCCAAAAGTCAGTTTGCAGTCTCCCAGTGTGGTAACAGATGTCAAAGATGAAAGTAATGGCACCAGAGCTCATGATCAAGCTAGCAAGCCTCCTGCAGATAAAGGAAAAGCTCCTCCACCGCCTGCTAATAAAAAGAAAGGCCAGAATGATAAAAGTTCTGGAACTGAAGGCTCATTGGCAAATATGTGGGGGCGTGCATCTGTAAAGTCAAAGCCCAGTTGTGCCCCAGTGGATGTTG TTAGCGCAGAAGCTCAAATTTGTGCTCGTGAAGCTGTAGAAGGTGCGAGCAGTGATGAAGATGGTCAAGATGCCAATTTTAAGAGAGCCTCCAATGGTGATGGTGGTAGAAAGAGGAGAGTTGTTTTTGATTTCTCAGATGAAGAAGAGGAGTTTGAAGATGCAGTCAATTTGGCATCACCAGATCCTCCAAAAGGGAAATCATGTATAGTTTCAAAACAAAGTCCTAAACCTTTGGTTCCTgacaaaatcaatttgaattttgacCAGCAAAAACAAGATAAACCAAAGGTCAAGGAAGAGAAATCATCTAATAGAGAATCTAACCTATCACCAAGGGAAGATTCTTCAGTTCTCAGCAAAGGCAAGAACAATGGGATTTCCTCTTCAGACAAGATTGCAGGTGGAGTTCCTGAAATTGATGTAAATAAGAAGGATAAAGTGACAGATGCTGCTCCGAATTCTCCTAAAAGAAGGAAAGTGATGAAAACACGGATAGATGAGCGTGGGAGAGAAG TAACCGAGGTAGTCTGGGAGGGTGAGGCAGAGACGAAGAAAGCTGACAGCAATGAGACAAAGAAATCTGAAAATAGTATAGTCACCAATGCGGCTAACAG GCCCCCTCCTGCTAAGAAATCGCCAGCAGTGGGAAACACCGCCCCTTCTAATGCAACAGGCAAAGCAGGAAGCAAGAAAGCAGGAAATTCGAAAGATCCTAAGCAGGGAAATATCATGTCATTCTTCAAGAGGGTTTGA
- the LOC117909629 gene encoding uncharacterized protein LOC117909629 isoform X3: MKKSLLFLIILTLVFTFSLQFRAQAAPPLGPFVRHFSSLLKWTRSSSKAPHSGNGHVLQFEDGYLVETVVEGNELGVVPHSIRVSEDGELFAVDAVKNNIVRITPPLSQYSRARLVAGSFQGHTGHVDGKPSDARFNGPKGVTMDDKGNVYVADTSNLAIRKIGDSGVTTIAGGKSNVAGYRDGPSEDAKFSSDFDVVYVRPTCSLLVVDRGNAALRQISLNQEDCDYQNSSISATDIFMVIGAVMVGYASCLLQKGFGPSAFSKTHSESEFEDQLIKEKPTPIVESIKEEPDAGWPSFGQLIIDLSKLTLEALTGILLYFIPSRFMPTRARKGLTPLKDHLIMPEDEADPPLAQKQRAPPPLSETRQAHTPNTSEKYSEMKPPKIKSYSFKDPSLSSKHRSSKRQEYAEFYHSGEVPPPYTQVRSKSQKERSRHRQRDKSGEMFGAVGTEPKPVEIKAVDYDDPKFDHYNIRSKYGSDDSFRF, translated from the exons ATGAAAAAATCCCTTCTTTTTCTCATTATCTTAACGcttgttttcactttttcccTTCAATTTCGGGCTCAGGCTGCCCCTCCTTTAG GACCCTTTGTAAGGCACTTTTCCTCTCTTCTCAAATGGACTAGGTCTTCCTCCAAAGCACCCCATTCAGGTA ATGGGCATGTtcttcaatttgaagatgggtACTTGGTTGAAACTGTTGTGGAAGGAAATGAGCTTGGGGTTGTTCCTCACTCAATCCGGGTGTCTGAGGACGGTGAACTCTTTGCTGTCGATGCAGTTAAGAATAACATCGTTCGGATTACTCCTCCATTGTCACAAT ATAGTAGAGCGAGATTGGTTGCTGGTTCATTTCAGGGTCACACGGGACATGTTGATGGAAAACCTAGTGATGCCCGTTTTAATGGCCCCAAAGGTGTAACTATGGATGATAAAGGGAACGTGTATGTTGCTGACACCTCAAATCTGGCCATCAGAAAGATAGGAGATTCAG GTGTGACAACAATTGCAGGTGGGAAATCAAATGTTGCAGGGTACAGAGATGGACCCAGTGAGGATGCAAAGTTCTCAAGTGATTTTGATGTAGTGTATGTTCGGCCTACCTGTTCTTTATTAGTTGTTGACAGAGGAAATGCTGCACTTCGGCAAATCTCTCTCAACCAGGAGGATTGTGATTACCAGAACAGTTCTATTTCTGCCACAG ATATTTTTATGGTTATTGGTGCTGTCATGGTAGGGTATGCTTCATGCTTGCTTCAGAAAGGATTTGGGCCTTCCGCTTTCTCAAAGACG CACTCAGAGAGTGAATTCGAAGACCAACTGATCAAGGAGAAACCAACTCCCATTGTGGAGAGCATAAAAGAGGAACCAGATGCAGGATGGCCTTCCTTCGGGCAGCTCATAATTGATCTGTCCAAGCTCACGCTCGAAGCACTGACTGGCATATTACTTTACTTCATCCCTTCTCGCTTCATGCCCACCCGAGCCAGGAAAGGCCTCACTCCATTAAAAGATCATCTCATAATGCCTGAAGACGAAGCCGATCCCCCATTAGCTCAGAAGCAGAGAGCCCCCCCTCCTCTTTCCGAAACCAGACAAGCACATACTCCAAACACAAGCGAAAAATATTCAGAAATGAAGCCTCCCAAGATCAAATCATACAGCTTTAAGGACCCTTCATTGTCAAGCAAGCACCGATCTTCAAAACGACAAGAATATGCAGAATTCTATCATTCAGGTGAGGTTCCTCCTCCCTACACCCAAGTCAGGTCCAAGAGCCAGAAAGAAAGAAGCAGGCATCGACAACGGGATAAAAGTGGAGAGATGTTTGGAGCAGTTGGGACCGAGCCAAAACCGGTAGAGATCAAGGCAGTGGACTATGATGATCCAAAGTTCGACCATTACAACATCAGAAGCAAGTATGGATCCGACGATTCGTTTCGGTTTTGA
- the LOC117909629 gene encoding uncharacterized protein LOC117909629 isoform X2, which translates to MKKSLLFLIILTLVFTFSLQFRAQAAPPLGPFVRHFSSLLKWTRSSSKAPHSDGHVLQFEDGYLVETVVEGNELGVVPHSIRVSEDGELFAVDAVKNNIVRITPPLSQYSRARLVAGSFQGHTGHVDGKPSDARFNGPKGVTMDDKGNVYVADTSNLAIRKIGDSGVTTIAGGKSNVAGYRDGPSEDAKFSSDFDVVYVRPTCSLLVVDRGNAALRQISLNQEDCDYQNSSISATDIFMVIGAVMVGYASCLLQKGFGPSAFSKTQHSESEFEDQLIKEKPTPIVESIKEEPDAGWPSFGQLIIDLSKLTLEALTGILLYFIPSRFMPTRARKGLTPLKDHLIMPEDEADPPLAQKQRAPPPLSETRQAHTPNTSEKYSEMKPPKIKSYSFKDPSLSSKHRSSKRQEYAEFYHSGEVPPPYTQVRSKSQKERSRHRQRDKSGEMFGAVGTEPKPVEIKAVDYDDPKFDHYNIRSKYGSDDSFRF; encoded by the exons ATGAAAAAATCCCTTCTTTTTCTCATTATCTTAACGcttgttttcactttttcccTTCAATTTCGGGCTCAGGCTGCCCCTCCTTTAG GACCCTTTGTAAGGCACTTTTCCTCTCTTCTCAAATGGACTAGGTCTTCCTCCAAAGCACCCCATTCAG ATGGGCATGTtcttcaatttgaagatgggtACTTGGTTGAAACTGTTGTGGAAGGAAATGAGCTTGGGGTTGTTCCTCACTCAATCCGGGTGTCTGAGGACGGTGAACTCTTTGCTGTCGATGCAGTTAAGAATAACATCGTTCGGATTACTCCTCCATTGTCACAAT ATAGTAGAGCGAGATTGGTTGCTGGTTCATTTCAGGGTCACACGGGACATGTTGATGGAAAACCTAGTGATGCCCGTTTTAATGGCCCCAAAGGTGTAACTATGGATGATAAAGGGAACGTGTATGTTGCTGACACCTCAAATCTGGCCATCAGAAAGATAGGAGATTCAG GTGTGACAACAATTGCAGGTGGGAAATCAAATGTTGCAGGGTACAGAGATGGACCCAGTGAGGATGCAAAGTTCTCAAGTGATTTTGATGTAGTGTATGTTCGGCCTACCTGTTCTTTATTAGTTGTTGACAGAGGAAATGCTGCACTTCGGCAAATCTCTCTCAACCAGGAGGATTGTGATTACCAGAACAGTTCTATTTCTGCCACAG ATATTTTTATGGTTATTGGTGCTGTCATGGTAGGGTATGCTTCATGCTTGCTTCAGAAAGGATTTGGGCCTTCCGCTTTCTCAAAGACG CAGCACTCAGAGAGTGAATTCGAAGACCAACTGATCAAGGAGAAACCAACTCCCATTGTGGAGAGCATAAAAGAGGAACCAGATGCAGGATGGCCTTCCTTCGGGCAGCTCATAATTGATCTGTCCAAGCTCACGCTCGAAGCACTGACTGGCATATTACTTTACTTCATCCCTTCTCGCTTCATGCCCACCCGAGCCAGGAAAGGCCTCACTCCATTAAAAGATCATCTCATAATGCCTGAAGACGAAGCCGATCCCCCATTAGCTCAGAAGCAGAGAGCCCCCCCTCCTCTTTCCGAAACCAGACAAGCACATACTCCAAACACAAGCGAAAAATATTCAGAAATGAAGCCTCCCAAGATCAAATCATACAGCTTTAAGGACCCTTCATTGTCAAGCAAGCACCGATCTTCAAAACGACAAGAATATGCAGAATTCTATCATTCAGGTGAGGTTCCTCCTCCCTACACCCAAGTCAGGTCCAAGAGCCAGAAAGAAAGAAGCAGGCATCGACAACGGGATAAAAGTGGAGAGATGTTTGGAGCAGTTGGGACCGAGCCAAAACCGGTAGAGATCAAGGCAGTGGACTATGATGATCCAAAGTTCGACCATTACAACATCAGAAGCAAGTATGGATCCGACGATTCGTTTCGGTTTTGA
- the LOC117909629 gene encoding uncharacterized protein LOC117909629 isoform X1 codes for MKKSLLFLIILTLVFTFSLQFRAQAAPPLGPFVRHFSSLLKWTRSSSKAPHSGNGHVLQFEDGYLVETVVEGNELGVVPHSIRVSEDGELFAVDAVKNNIVRITPPLSQYSRARLVAGSFQGHTGHVDGKPSDARFNGPKGVTMDDKGNVYVADTSNLAIRKIGDSGVTTIAGGKSNVAGYRDGPSEDAKFSSDFDVVYVRPTCSLLVVDRGNAALRQISLNQEDCDYQNSSISATDIFMVIGAVMVGYASCLLQKGFGPSAFSKTQHSESEFEDQLIKEKPTPIVESIKEEPDAGWPSFGQLIIDLSKLTLEALTGILLYFIPSRFMPTRARKGLTPLKDHLIMPEDEADPPLAQKQRAPPPLSETRQAHTPNTSEKYSEMKPPKIKSYSFKDPSLSSKHRSSKRQEYAEFYHSGEVPPPYTQVRSKSQKERSRHRQRDKSGEMFGAVGTEPKPVEIKAVDYDDPKFDHYNIRSKYGSDDSFRF; via the exons ATGAAAAAATCCCTTCTTTTTCTCATTATCTTAACGcttgttttcactttttcccTTCAATTTCGGGCTCAGGCTGCCCCTCCTTTAG GACCCTTTGTAAGGCACTTTTCCTCTCTTCTCAAATGGACTAGGTCTTCCTCCAAAGCACCCCATTCAGGTA ATGGGCATGTtcttcaatttgaagatgggtACTTGGTTGAAACTGTTGTGGAAGGAAATGAGCTTGGGGTTGTTCCTCACTCAATCCGGGTGTCTGAGGACGGTGAACTCTTTGCTGTCGATGCAGTTAAGAATAACATCGTTCGGATTACTCCTCCATTGTCACAAT ATAGTAGAGCGAGATTGGTTGCTGGTTCATTTCAGGGTCACACGGGACATGTTGATGGAAAACCTAGTGATGCCCGTTTTAATGGCCCCAAAGGTGTAACTATGGATGATAAAGGGAACGTGTATGTTGCTGACACCTCAAATCTGGCCATCAGAAAGATAGGAGATTCAG GTGTGACAACAATTGCAGGTGGGAAATCAAATGTTGCAGGGTACAGAGATGGACCCAGTGAGGATGCAAAGTTCTCAAGTGATTTTGATGTAGTGTATGTTCGGCCTACCTGTTCTTTATTAGTTGTTGACAGAGGAAATGCTGCACTTCGGCAAATCTCTCTCAACCAGGAGGATTGTGATTACCAGAACAGTTCTATTTCTGCCACAG ATATTTTTATGGTTATTGGTGCTGTCATGGTAGGGTATGCTTCATGCTTGCTTCAGAAAGGATTTGGGCCTTCCGCTTTCTCAAAGACG CAGCACTCAGAGAGTGAATTCGAAGACCAACTGATCAAGGAGAAACCAACTCCCATTGTGGAGAGCATAAAAGAGGAACCAGATGCAGGATGGCCTTCCTTCGGGCAGCTCATAATTGATCTGTCCAAGCTCACGCTCGAAGCACTGACTGGCATATTACTTTACTTCATCCCTTCTCGCTTCATGCCCACCCGAGCCAGGAAAGGCCTCACTCCATTAAAAGATCATCTCATAATGCCTGAAGACGAAGCCGATCCCCCATTAGCTCAGAAGCAGAGAGCCCCCCCTCCTCTTTCCGAAACCAGACAAGCACATACTCCAAACACAAGCGAAAAATATTCAGAAATGAAGCCTCCCAAGATCAAATCATACAGCTTTAAGGACCCTTCATTGTCAAGCAAGCACCGATCTTCAAAACGACAAGAATATGCAGAATTCTATCATTCAGGTGAGGTTCCTCCTCCCTACACCCAAGTCAGGTCCAAGAGCCAGAAAGAAAGAAGCAGGCATCGACAACGGGATAAAAGTGGAGAGATGTTTGGAGCAGTTGGGACCGAGCCAAAACCGGTAGAGATCAAGGCAGTGGACTATGATGATCCAAAGTTCGACCATTACAACATCAGAAGCAAGTATGGATCCGACGATTCGTTTCGGTTTTGA